The following proteins come from a genomic window of Liolophura sinensis isolate JHLJ2023 chromosome 13, CUHK_Ljap_v2, whole genome shotgun sequence:
- the LOC135480644 gene encoding uncharacterized protein LOC135480644 — MATRLAVGFVCSVFLVLIHNGLVWGETDLTTTAESKGAAVVDAVVDLIHHACIFDDDNFFLRRLAFVESRDGNNGNTYRQGYDGGIWQVDNDKFRQTQTSSYASIYYSKILSSNLHIDWPSVTWADLRKPLYSAIAARLYIEVINQRQPIPREISMQAQIWHQDYHNSNPAPTSNFTATADLLTQSCSGDKPLDAVFILDCSGSVGARDFEKAKQFVIKWIQAFHIGPAATQLAVLSYSRGVHVEFDLNTYHTSSELISHVNRTQFMGGGTNTAAAISVAVDRSLSTQFGARNNVARAIILVTDGQSNDHAATVREAARARSMQITLFAVGVGSGIDKRELNDVATDPDCTHVFLVQDFSKIEFLKQQMQEATCKTKIHVAVTPGKNHTNGTNEEVRCPPTCTVAITEGNTTGNGSETAFVTWVNCSSAIVYGAYNNPNPGVAYYEIKSVATLDKPSVIYLDNDGRTLYITIEGHSYSFGVNNSKICESVSKVMPRDEIHVDRKPEVVCIDKGIERECTPADLIDFKLGLCTVSWEFPNPCTREHLLDRRLKFPHPHHLDRYLMCDFAGNVYIVQCPEGQVYNHVTQTCGLGHGTPGSINGTRIPLGSDLTNPCTVEAILAGHMLFADVYDNTKFITCDVWGNAWLSDCPRGFIWDPRDMRCVVESSIEHVQGPGPLEPNVPNPCNKEHIAARLFFFHYPYAKDRYIQCDVWGDAYVMLCFAGGHWNDLANSCTSGNMG, encoded by the exons ATGGCGACAAGACTTGCTGTCGGATTTGTCTGCAGTGTGTTTCTGGTTCTTATACACAATGGTTTAGTCTGGGGTGAAACCGACTTGACTACGACCGCAGAGTCGAAAGGCGCAGCTGTGGTCGACGCTGTCGTTGATCTTATCCACCACGCCTGCATCTTTGATGATGACAACTTTTTCTTGCGACGTCTGGCTTTTGTCGAGAGCAGAGACGGTAACAATGGCAACACCTACCGGCAGGGTTACGACGGCGGGATTTGGCAG GTGGACAACGACAAGTTCCGTCAGACACAGACGTCGTCTTACGCTAGTATATATTACTCCAAGATTCTGTCAAGTAACCTGCATATTGATTGGCCCAGCGTAACCTGGGCTGACCTTCGGAAACCTTTATACTCTGCCATTGCCGCTCGTCTCTACATAGAGGTCATAAACCAAAGACAGCCTATTCCAAGGGAGATAAGTATGCAGGCTCAAATTTGGCATCAGGATTATCACAACTCTAATCCAGCTCCGACCTCCAACTTCACTGCCACTGCGGATCTTCTCACACAGA GCTGCAGCGGAGATAAACCACTTGACGCCGTGTTTATTCTGGACTGTTCAGGAAGTGTCGGTGCCAGGGATTTTGAAAAAGCGAAGCAGTTCGTCATCAAATGGATACAAGCCTTTCACATCGGACCGGCCGCCACACAGTTAGCCGTCCTTTCATACAGTAGAGGAGTACACGTGGAATTCGATCTGAACACATATCATACCAGCTCCGAACTCATCAGTCATGTAAATCGCACTCAGTTTATGGGAGGAGGAACGAACACCGCAGCTGCCATCAGTGTCGCTGTAGACAGATCCCTTTCGACACAATTTGGCGCGCGTAATAATGTAGCGCGCGCTATAATTCTGGTAACAGACGGCCAGTCAAATGATCATGCTGCTACAGTACGCGAAGCTGCGCGCGCACGCAGTATGCAAATTACCTTGTTTGCCGTAGGCGTGGGAAGTGGTATTGACAAACGCGAACTGAATGATGTTGCCACAGACCCTGACTGCACCCATGTGTTCCTGGTTCAAGACTTCTCCAAGATCGAATTCTTGAAGCAACAAATGCAAGAAGCAACGTGTAAAA CTAAAATCCACGTCGCTGTAACGCCCGGCAAAAACCACACTAACGGTACTAACGAAGAAGTGAGATGTCCGCCAACATGTACTGTGGCGATCACAGAGGGAAACACCACCGGCAACGGCAGTGAGACAGCATTTGTG ACATGGGTCAACTGCAGCTCTGCCATCGTGTACGGCGCCTACAATAACCCTAATCCAGGTGTGGCTTACTACGAGATCAAGTCCGTGGCGACCCTCGACAAGCCCTCGGTGATCTACCTTGACAATGACGGAAGAACACTGTATATCACTATAGAAGGCCATTCGTACAGCTTTGGAGTTAACAATTCCAAAATCTGCGAGTCAGTATCGAAAGTTATGCCAAGAGACGAAATCCATGTTGACAGAA AGCCTGAGGTAGTTTGCATCGACAAAGGGATCGAAAGGGAATGTACTCCTGCTGATCTAATCGATTTCAAGTTAGGACTGTGTACAG TGTCTTGGGAATTCCCAAACCCTTGTACGAGAGAGCACCTTCTTGACCGCCGGCTGAAGTTCCCACATCCCCACCATCTCGACAGGTATCTCATGTGTGACTTCGCCGGTAACGTTTACATCGTCCAGTGTCCCGAGGGCCAGGTGTACAACCACGTGACACAGACGTGTGGGCTTGGACACGGGACCCCCGGGAGCATCAACGGTACAAGAATCCCCTTGGGATCCGACCTGACCAACCCCTGCACAGTGGAAGCCATACTGGCAGGGCACATGCTCTTTGCCGACGTGTACGACAACACGAAATTCATCACCTGCGACGTCTGGGGAAACGCTTGGCTTAGCGATTGCCCGCGCGGCTTTATCTGGGACCCCAGGGACATGCGTTGTGTGGTGGAGAGCTCAATCGAACATGTCCAAGGTCCAGGGCCCTTAGAACCCAACGTGCCCAACCCTTGTAACAAAGAGCATATCGCTGCCAGATTATTCTTCTTTCATTATCCCTACGCCAAGGACCGGTACATTCAGTGTGACGTTTGGGGCGATGCGTATGTCATGTTGTGTTTCGCTGGAGGTCACTGGAATGACCTTGCTAATTCTTGCACTTCAGGAAACATGGGATGA
- the LOC135480968 gene encoding uncharacterized protein LOC135480968, with the protein MGTRLAVGFVCSVFLVLIHNGLVWGQTDLTMTAESKGAAVVDAVVDLIHHACIFDDDNFFLRRLAFVESRDGNNGNTYRHGYDGGIWQVDNDKFRQTQTSSYASIYYSKILSSNLHIDWPSVTWADLRKPLYSAIAARLYIEVINQRQPIPREISMQAQIWHQDYHNSNPAPTSNFTATADLLTQSCSGDKPLDAVFILDCSGSVGARDFEKAKQFVIKWIQAFHIGPAATQLAVLSYSRGVHVEFDLNTYHTSSELISHVNRTQFMGGGTNTAAAISVAVDRSLSTQFGARNNVARAIILVTDGQSNDHAATVREAARARSMQITLFAVGVGSGIDKRELNDVATDPDCTHVFLVQDFSKIEFLKQQMQEATCKTKIHVAVTPGKNHTNGTNEEVRCPPTCTVAITEGNTTGNGSETAFVTWVNCSSAIVYGAYNNPNPGVAYYEIKSVATLDKPSVIYLDNDGRTLYITIEGHSYSFGVNNSKICESVSKVMPRDEIHVDRKPEVVCIDKGIERECTPADLIDFKLGLCTVSWEFPNPCTREHLLDRQLKFPHPHHLDRYLMCDFAGNVYIVQCPEGQVYNHVTQTCGLGHGTPGSINGTRIPLGSDLTNPCTVEAILAGHMLFADVYDNTKFITCDVWGNAWLSDCPRGFIWDPRDMRCVVESSIEHVQGPGPLEPNVPNPCTKEHIAARLFFFHYPYAKDRYIQCDVWGDAYVMLCFAGGHWNDLANSCTSGNMG; encoded by the exons ATGGGGACAAGACTTGCTGTCGGATTTGTCTGCAGTGTGTTTCTGGTTCTTATACACAATGGTTTAGTCTGGGGTCAAACCGACTTGACTATGACCGCAGAGTCGAAAGGCGCAGCTGTGGTCGACGCTGTCGTTGATCTTATCCACCACGCCTGCATCTTTGATGATGACAACTTTTTCTTGCGACGTCTGGCTTTTGTCGAGAGCAGAGACGGCAACAATGGCAACACCTACCGACACGGTTACGACGGCGGGATTTGGCAG GTGGACAACGACAAGTTCCGTCAGACACAGACGTCGTCTTACGCTAGTATATATTACTCCAAGATTCTGTCAAGTAACCTGCATATTGATTGGCCCAGCGTAACCTGGGCTGACCTCCGGAAACCTTTATACTCTGCCATTGCCGCTCGTCTCTACATAGAGGTCATAAACCAAAGACAGCCTATTCCAAGGGAGATAAGTATGCAGGCTCAAATTTGGCATCAGGATTATCACAACTCTAATCCAGCTCCAACCTCCAACTTCACTGCCACTGCGGATCTTCTCACACAGA GCTGCAGCGGAGATAAACCACTTGACGCCGTGTTTATTCTGGACTGTTCAGGAAGTGTCGGTGCCAGGGATTTTGAAAAAGCGAAGCAGTTCGTCATCAAATGGATACAAGCCTTTCACATCGGACCGGCCGCCACACAGTTAGCCGTCCTTTCATACAGTAGAGGAGTACACGTGGAATTCGATCTGAACACATATCATACCAGCTCCGAACTCATCAGTCATGTAAATCGCACTCAGTTTATGGGAGGAGGAACGAACACCGCAGCTGCCATCAGTGTCGCTGTAGACAGATCCCTTTCGACACAATTTGGCGCGCGTAATAATGTAGCGCGCGCTATAATTCTGGTAACAGACGGCCAGTCAAATGATCATGCGGCTACAGTACGCGAAGCTGCGCGCGCACGCAGTATGCAAATTACCTTGTTTGCCGTAGGCGTGGGAAGTGGTATTGACAAACGCGAACTGAATGATGTCGCCACAGACCCTGACTGCACCCATGTGTTCCTGGTTCAAGACTTCTCCAAGATCGAATTCTTGAAGCAACAAATGCAAGAAGCAACGTGTAAAA CTAAAATCCACGTCGCTGTAACGCCCGGCAAAAACCACACTAACGGTACTAACGAAGAAGTGAGATGTCCGCCAACATGTACTGTGGCGATCACAGAGGGAAACACCACCGGCAACGGCAGTGAGACAGCATTTGTG ACATGGGTCAACTGCAGCTCTGCCATCGTGTACGGCGCCTACAATAACCCTAATCCAGGTGTGGCTTACTACGAGATCAAGTCCGTGGCGACCCTCGACAAGCCCTCGGTGATCTACCTTGACAATGACGGAAGAACACTGTATATCACTATAGAAGGCCATTCGTACAGCTTTGGAGTTAACAATTCCAAAATCTGCGAGTCAGTATCGAAAGTTATGCCAAGAGACGAAATCCATGTTGACAGAA AGCCTGAGGTAGTTTGCATCGACAAAGGGATCGAAAGGGAATGTACTCCTGCTGATCTAATCGATTTCAAGTTAGGACTGTGTACAG TGTCTTGGGAATTCCCAAACCCTTGTACGAGAGAGCACCTTCTTGACCGCCAGCTGAAGTTCCCACATCCCCACCATCTCGACAGGTATCTCATGTGTGACTTCGCCGGTAACGTTTACATCGTCCAGTGTCCCGAGGGTCAGGTGTACAACCACGTGACACAGACGTGTGGGCTTGGACACGGGACCCCCGGGAGCATCAACGGTACAAGAATCCCCTTGGGATCAGACCTGACCAACCCCTGCACAGTGGAAGCCATACTGGCAGGGCACATGCTCTTTGCCGACGTGTACGACAACACGAAATTCATCACCTGCGACGTCTGGGGAAACGCTTGGCTTAGCGATTGCCCGCGCGGCTTTATCTGGGACCCCAGGGACATGCGTTGTGTGGTGGAGAGCTCAATCGAACATGTCCAAGGTCCAGGGCCCTTAGAACCCAACGTGCCCAACCCTTGTACCAAAGAGCATATCGCTGCCAGATTATTCTTCTTTCATTATCCCTACGCCAAGGACCGGTACATTCAGTGTGACGTTTGGGGCGATGCGTATGTCATGTTGTGTTTCGCTGGAGGTCACTGGAATGACCTTGCTAATTCTTGCACTTCAGGAAACATGGGATGA